The following proteins are encoded in a genomic region of Ursus arctos isolate Adak ecotype North America unplaced genomic scaffold, UrsArc2.0 scaffold_32, whole genome shotgun sequence:
- the SMIM1 gene encoding small integral membrane protein 1, with the protein MQTQESGVQYSRWDDRSRDEVHVVAGSGIEEAWSWQRVSRKLCSGKLGIAMKVLGGVALFWVVFILGYLTGYYVHKCK; encoded by the exons ATGCAGACCCAGGAGAGCGGAGTCCAGTACAGCAGGTGGGATGACCGCAGCCGGGATGAAGTCCACGTGGTGGCTGGGTCCGGCATAGAGGAGGCCTGGAGCTGGCAGAG GGTCTCCCGGAAGCTGTGCTCGGGCAAGCTGGGCATCGCCATGAAGGTGCTGGGTGGAGTGGCCCTCTTCTGGGTCGTCTTCATCCTTGGCTATCTCACTGGTTACTACGTGCACAAGTGCAAATAA